aaaatatttattaatgtaGCAAGTTCTTTTATGTTGTCAATATTTAAGTATTTCTACCAAAATGTACTGCTCTCTCTAAATTTttgcgaataaaaaaaaaaaagatcctcAAATTCTGGAAACACCGAGGATTACAGAGCAGCCCAGGGACCCGCTTCTCGAAAATTTCGGTAACCTAACGGGCCCGAAGGCATATCatgtttcaaaatcaaaacttaaagaaaagagaagattctGGCCCTTtaaccagtccattttgtttctcgACCTGATATTTTTACcgtataattttcaaaacttttaaaaccccCATCTTTACTCAAAACAACTAAGTAAGCGGGACCTTTGAGAAATGGGCCCTGGCCTGGATTCCGTCTGTTTAGAAGTTCTGACGCAAGAAAGCAAGACGGGATTGATACAAGCATACTTaggaataaaattttaccttttgcACTCAACTGTTAAAATCAACCGACAAAATCGTAACATGTCACTCTAACTAATGCATCTGGGCTTAATCTACGTAGCACCGTATACTACGGCTTGGTCGATTGTGTATAATTTCGTTCAACAAATAAACTCTAAATTCCCCCATTTCGAGGAAATTAATTGGCAATGCTTTCAGTAACAACCACACTCCTGAACAATCGCATCGTCAAGGATGTGCCTCACAAAGCCAAGCTTTTCGTCGTAATAGATAAGAGACATCGGTCGAAGCTTAGTTGGCACACAGCATGCATTGTTATCAACACCGATACCTTTCTTTTCCTCCAAATACGCCTTGAGCAGCGAGTGAAGGCTGTATTTTCTCCACTGCTTGGGGGAGCACTTCCCCTTGCACTGATAGGCGTTGATTGTCTTAGGTTGGATGTACTTTGTTGGCAAGCCAAGCTCTGCTGTGTGGACGATCATATCCTCTTTTCGACAGCCATCAAAATCGCGGTCCTTGTCCTCTGATGTGGtatcatgttttgtttttgctgtggATCCTTTGATAGGAACTTTAATGTTGGTATCAGGAGATGCTGATAAAAGATAGAACTAATCATCATTTACAATGCAGACTTTCTTtgctttgattaaaaacattaagTATATCTTTCCAGCAATGGTCTGAAATCAATTTAAGTAAGTTCAGCAGATAGTCCAATTCATCCGGAATGCTCTTGAGTTCCACTCTTATCTCCCTTATCCATCCTACAATACGTTAAACGTGGATGCCTTTTCCCTTTAGAACTAGTATATACCCCATACTGAGATCACATACTATATTAATTTCATGATATATTCAGTCGATCTAAAGATAGCTTACATTTTCCTCGAAGGGTTTGGGGTAAATTTGTTTCCTCGTGGCTGTAGTTTTCCTTGATGATCATGATACGATTCAATGAAAGGTTTTGCTTTTCATCATGAGATTCTGCAGCGGTTTTGTTTGTCTCTGGAAATGGAGACTCTTCGTTTTTCTCGGGATGCCCTTTTCCGATAACCATTGGGGCTACCAACGTGATAAGTAaggcaaaaaaagagaacagaAACAGATATATTTGTCTCATCGTGGTGTTGAAGGTGACCTTCGGGGATGTTGCTTTTGATGGGCTGTTGCACTTTGGCAAAGTAAAAATTCCTGTAATAGATGGTATTCCCGACATACCACCTGGCATTAGGCAGCAAAATCCACCAGATAAATTACACAATATCAGTTTACAAGTCCACCTGGTGAGCCCAACTCTCATTTTTAGTAAAAAATCATTCATCTGTCTACTTCTAGTGAAATACGTTATACGCCGAAATATTACAGGCTTCCAAGGTGATTGTGTCCATttctgaagaaagaaaatgcacACAATTTTGATAGACGTCAACATTATGTCGTCAGGCACAAAGTAAAATAGCTGATTAAGAGGGTACACTTTGTATTTTAGCTAGTGTTGCCAATACatcggcaattttttttttcagtgaccGTCTTCTGGTGGATGGCTGGAGCtttaaaagcaaataattaaTTCCTTTACTCGAAACAAAGCACCCCTTTATACCCGTATTCGTTTTCAGTTGGAATCGAGGCGTATTTCAAGCAAATTAACATACGGTTATTTGTCAAGTTTAGAGAGAAGGGCACGACAATATTAAATAATTGAAGATTGAAGTGAGCGTACCTGTTAGGCACTGGTACACTTTTGTGAGAAGAAACTGGGCTGGTTCCACTCAAAATCCAAATATCTTGTTCCTGTATACCACCTTTAAAGCTAATGTTTACGTGGAAATTCTAAGCATACTGCATTAATGCTAAGGCCttgtaaataaaaagtaaagtaCTACGCATATTTTGTTCgtcaaattcaattttgtaGTCACTTCGAATAAAAGACAAGAAGAggttatatttttagttttacatctgaaTTTGATGATGTTCTGCTGCTAGAACGATTCACAGTGAATTTCCGTCGCGAAAACTAAATCGTTTCAATTATCTGAAAGAGTCAGATACGAGATGTTTTGGTGACACTCACTCTTAACTGGCCCGAAGACAtattatgtttaaaaatcaaaaagagaaagaaaagaaaagaaagaaaagagaagaaggTTCTGGCCCTCTAACcattccattttgtttcttgacCTGATAgttttactgtataattttaaaaacttttaaaaccctCATCTTGACTGAGAACAATATAGCTTTATCAGCCCGTTAACTTAGCGGGACCTTTGAGAAACGGGCCCCTGGCTTGGATTACGTCTGTTTCGAAGTACTGACGCAAGAAAGCAAGATGGGATCGATACAGGTATTCCTAAATATAAAATTGTACCTTGGAAAAAGGTAACGTAGATCCTGATGTAAACGAATCGAGAAGTCTTGAGCATGTAAATAATATAAGCGCCTGCCCCCAGGAACACTTTTTATTGAACTGATAGGCTATTTGGTTGACCGACTTTGCCGGGGCGGCAAGCAAAACTCTGAGATGTGATCAATCATGCCGCTAATTCTTCTTTTGACAGCTATTCCATTCAAGTTCAGAATTGTTTCTGTGTGGGCGAAATTCGTTATCAATTGCGGCAGAGGAACCTTTAACCTGATACTTTATCCCATTGGCAGAACTTAGTCGAGAAAGAAGATCTTGTCATAATTCCTTTTAAATACCCCGTTTTCTAAACTAGAAGGAACTGAAAAGATGATCTCTTCACAAGAGGCCATCTTTCTTTTATTGATGTCGAGCAGTTTTCCTTCCGAGATATCTATCATTTTCCCAGGAATCACACGATATAAAAGCCCAATAATATTCTTCTCTTCCTAATGAAAGTTCTGCCTAAGAATGCAATTATCCGTCCATACCTTGTCGCGGTTGATCGTCTAGATAAATTTCTTCGATCAGTTGACACTGAAAAATCATCTGTGGCCGAATCATCTTCCTTCATTCAACAGCTACCTTCTTGCTTATGTATTCAGAATGTTTCAATATCACGGTAATGATTTCAACACTCAAGTGCAATGATTTCCAACACTCGTGCGCAATGTATTGCAAAAACTCGAGCAGATTGCATCACTGATAGGTATGAAGATGTAATAGGAATAAGATGTAAAATTAAACTAACAACATAGTTTTTGTGAAGACTGAGAAAACAAGGTTAGAGAAGGTTACGATTTGAATTCACTGTTCAATCtagatttttcatgattttttgcAAGCTTGAAGATTCGCTAAGAAACAAAAGTGTGATAATCCCTTGCGAAAGCTTTGTATACTAATCACCATAGTACAGATTCCAACATAGTACAGGCTAAAACTTGGCACAGACTTCAACATAGCACATGCTTCAACTAAGCACAGGGCACAACTTTGCGTAGGCTTCAATCTAGCTCAGACTACAGTTTAGCCGCACAGGCTACATATAAGCACAGGCTACAAGAATAAGTGATTTCTTGGCTTCCTTGATACTTCTGTTCATCGCCGCAGATTACATTAGTGACTTAGTAAGCTCCGTTCAAGCTGTAAGTCAGAATCCTTACCTTGGTGTCTGAGTGGGCTGGCAGCTGGCCAAAACTGGCCTTCTTATTGACTACACAGACACTATTcgagaaaaaaacatcaacaacaaaaataatggcAAGATGACTAGTTATCTACTACATAATTTTCCTGGGCGTGACATTTTCAAGGAACAACATTCAGTTATTGCTAACCGATAAGTAACTGTGACAATCGGCATTAATATCTATTTGAGATGCGATAAAACACCGTCATTTTAGATCAACCATATCAGTGACATAAAGgctgaaataactttttttattattttcagcttCATCAAAAAGTTAACACATTCTTAGTGTAAGTGATGTTTTATGATAATGAGCCTATGAGAACTGGCTTATTTGTTGcaatataattaaaaatacgtttgtttgtttgttttgatttctctTAAGGTTGTGCCGTTCCTCTACATCGAAAATAAATACTGACGAAAACCACCTTAATTACCAAGAGAACTATCCAGTTATATGTTCCAGAATTTgctaatcaatttttttaatgatttctcGTCGATTCTATCAAATCAAGTTTAGGCGTGAACCTGTATGATACTAGTTAACTGTATTGAGTATAGCCTCTGTTTTTGATCCATGTTGACAGATCCCAGTGAAAATTGTTTGTCTTAACATAAAAGcttcaggggtaatattgttCAACTTTACAAAGCTCTTCGCcgattttttctttacaaataataaaacacgTGTTAAAAGATACACTGCAGTTTTGATTAGTTATTCTTCGATA
This region of Pocillopora verrucosa isolate sample1 chromosome 3, ASM3666991v2, whole genome shotgun sequence genomic DNA includes:
- the LOC131777376 gene encoding bone morphogenetic protein 10, with amino-acid sequence MNDFLLKMRVGLTRWTCKLILCNLSGGFCCLMPGGMSGIPSITGIFTLPKCNSPSKATSPKVTFNTTMRQIYLFLFSFFALLITLVAPMVIGKGHPEKNEESPFPETNKTAAESHDEKQNLSLNRIMIIKENYSHEETNLPQTLRGKSSPDTNIKVPIKGSTAKTKHDTTSEDKDRDFDGCRKEDMIVHTAELGLPTKYIQPKTINAYQCKGKCSPKQWRKYSLHSLLKAYLEEKKGIGVDNNACCVPTKLRPMSLIYYDEKLGFVRHILDDAIVQECGCY